Within the Pseudorasbora parva isolate DD20220531a chromosome 15, ASM2467924v1, whole genome shotgun sequence genome, the region AGGGTGGACTCAGAGCTGTGGGAGATTCACCTGGTGATACTGGGGTTGATGGAGAACACTCTGAGAGAGTTGTTGGGGTGTATATGGGTTTTGGGGGTAGGGTTGGGGTATTTGGCACCGAACCAGACAGCACCAGTGGAGGGTGGCGCAGACCGTTCGGCAGACGTTCTTTGGACTTTTTAGCAGGCACAGGAGGTGGGACAGGCGGCTTTTTGGGGTGAGTCCGTGGAGCCGGGCTAGTCGGGGCAGAGACAGGTTGGTGGTTTGAAATCTGAGCAGCCGGCAATTGGCTGACCAGGCTGAGAGGAAGCTGTGTGGGAACCATAGGCCTCTGCAATGAGCCAGTCTCTCTTCCAACACAACTCTGGTCCTGTTTTGATTCCACAGGATCTATTTTCGCTTCCTTTTTTTTGCTTTCCGGTCTGCCTTTATCCTCACTGCCACACTGGTCCTTCCTCTGATCGAAGGCCTGCTCCCAGTGTATATCCCCCAGAGAATGCGAGCGCTTCCAAGACTCAGGGGTCTCCTGGGGGCCGTCCAACTCCTCACAGCTTCGGCTGACAAGTATGCGGGAGGTTTGTCCTGCTTTGGAGCCCTTCTTGAGGCAGAGGCTTCGTAGGTTGAAGCTCTTTATGGGCCGGGGCAGAAAGGTCTTCGGGAACCTGCGCTCCTTCTTGGCCTGCTGCTGAAGAGCTTCAGTGGAGTGAGTCATGGGAAGAGTGGGGTAGTCTGTAGATTTTACACCCCCACAATCAAATCCAGATGAACCACAGCTGTGGCGCAACGCCTTGCGGCTCTTACCTGAAACAGAGAGTTGTGCTTTCACATAAATTCATTAAATCACATGTAATTCCTCCTGAAAGGCTTCAGAAGGTACCTCATATTTTTATTCCTAAGAATAACCCTGATGTCATAAAAATGAtgaacataatataatattagaGAGATAATATTGTAGTCATTTGGTTTCCCTCATGACAGTACATCTCTTCCACTTCCTCATGCTAATAATTATCATAATTAAAACCAAACTACTGCAATATGAAATGCATGCGGTCAGAAAATAAAGTGCAAAAAATGGCACCTTTAGGTGTACAAAATCTTATCACCATGGCAGTATCCTCAAAGGTATCGTATCTACCCCTAAAATATGGATATTATTACTTTAAAAGGTACATCAATTGTGGTACTAAAAGGTACAAGAGTTAGGGTACTGCACTAGCTAAAGAAATTGCGCAAGTTAAATTTACTtgacatgtttaaaaaatatggtTTAGCCTGCAGAAGCAAGCAAGTCATAAAAATtattgagtaaattatgacattttcaGTCTTTGGTCAACTACCCTTTCAACATGCAAGAACAGAAAAAGTATCTATAACGTAAGCAAGTACAGATGAATAGTTAATTGCACAGTTTAGTTACAGATACATTCATTAGCTGTACTGAATGATTATGTTAAGGAATCATTTCAAGTTGAACGTTGGGTGAATGTTAAATTGTTAAATGTGAGTTTTAAGATGTTAAGTGAAGAAAACAACAAATCTCgattacatatttattttaaaacttgCATCTTTTTCTGTCAATgttccataataataataataataataataataataaattatatatatatatatatatatatatatatatatatatatatatatatatatatatatatatatatatatatatatatatatatatatatatatatacacatacatacacacactcacctaaaggacaattaggaacacctgttcagtttctcattaatgcaattatctaatcaaacaatcacatggcagttgcttcaatgcatttaggggtgtggtcctggttaagacaatctcctgaactccaaactgaatgtcagaatgggaaataaaggtgatttaagcaatttggagcgtggcatggttgctggtgccagacaggccggtctgagtatttcacaatctgctcagttactgggattttcacgcacaaccatttctagggtttacaaagaatggtgtgaaaagggaaaaacatccagtatgcggcagtcctgcaggcgaaaatgccttgttgatgctagaggtcagaggagaatggactgattcaagctgatagaagagcaactttgactgaaataaccactcgttacaaccaaggaatgcagcaaagcatttgtgaagtcacaacacacacaaccttgaggcggatgggctacaacagcagaagaccccaccgggtaccactcatctccactatagGAAagagaggctacaatttgcacaagctcaccaaaattggacagttgaagactggaaaaatgttgcctggtctaatGAATATCGATTTCTGTTCGATATTCGAGACATTCAGATAGtaaaacagaatgagaacatggatccatcatgccttgttacctgtgcaggctggtggtggtggtgtaatggtgtgggggatgttttcttggcgcactttaggccccttagtgccaattagtcattgtttaaatgccacggcctacctgagcagtTTCTGACCATgcccatccctttatgaccaccatgtacccatcctctgatggctacttccagcaggataatgcaccatgtcacaaagctcaaatcatttcaaattggtttcttgaacatgacaatgagttcactgtactaaaatgtcccccacagtcaccagatctcaacccaatagagcatcttttggatgtggtggaacgggagcttcgtgctctggatgtgcatcccacaaatctccatcaactgcaagatgctatcctatcaatatgggccaacatttctaaagaatgctttcagcaccttgttgaatcaatgccatgtagaattaaggcagttctgaaggttaaagggggtcaaacacagtattagtatggtgttcctaataatccttcaggtaagtgtgtatatatacagtacaggccaaaagtttggacacattactatttgtatatactatttttttttttttataaataattttattcagcaaggatgtgtttgATAGTAATTGCTAgtaaggagatttatattatatgaaaatatgtttttattttgaataaatgcagttctttttaaCCTTTtcttcatcaaatatattaggcagcagaactgtttccaacactcataataaatcagaatattaaaatgatttctgcaggatcatgtgatagactggatgtcacgtgacactgaagactggagtaatgatcctgaaaattcagctttgcatcacagaaataaatgataatttaaagtataataaattgaaaaccaaatattttaaattgtaataatatatcacaatattaaataaaataaaaaaatctgtatttttgatcaaaaatgcaggcttgataagCAGAAGAAacatctttcaaaaacatcacaaaTAGTAAGTGTCCAAACTTTCGGCCTGTACTATATACTAAATATAGTCAGTAAAGCTATTTAAGATTCACAGAACCAcaacacactttatattaatattaataataaaattataaatgtgcatttatatgAATGGACCTTAaagaaatatacaaaaatatcaaatgattaTGCCATGGTTGAGAAATTATGCAAAATTAATCAGGAAATGAGAGAAAGAAGCATTCAAGGctaaattttaatattttcctcCTAAGGTCATTAGACATATTTTAACAGAAGCAATGACTCAGAAAACACTGATAAAACAGCACTGCTCTTAAAAGAAATGAATGGAAAAGTAatcagcacagacaaataatgTCAGGAGGTGAAAAGAGATGAAAAAAGCAAGCAGACCAGAATGCTAGAGATCAAAGAATGGGTTTATTTTCCACATTAGCAAATTGCACATAATTCTGATCCGTTCTAAACACTCATACTtggctccacacacacacacacacacatacacacatacatactcaTACATTGACATACACAACATGAGGAGGGATCGGTCAGTGTTTTAAGATGCCAGTAGGAGGTTAAGAAGGCAACAGAAGAGTGAAACACTGAGATTCTTTGGAAATACAGAATGAGAGGGGGTCCTCTCACTTAGATAAAATCCTctaaaaatagaattagtaggTTAGATCCTACTTTTACACAATCTACACAAAATATCAGCTTCCAATCCTATGTAGCTACTATTCAGCCACtatattttgcattaaaaaaagtattttcttttttaggCACATAAGAACTTGTGCAATATGACCACAGCAAACACCACACACAAATATGGATATGTGATATTTCTTGAAATGGCAAAGCGGGGAAGAAAGCGAGATGTTAAATAGAGTCTGAAATGAGTCTGCAGTGGTTTTGCAATGGAGAACATTCTCACAATCGTCCTGTGTGTAAGTCCTGCTGTGAGCACAAGCCTTGTCTCTCTTTTGATTTCTCTGAAGCAGCAGATGTATTTTGATTAGTTAGCGAAGGCATGAGCAGCTGCtgctttttgaaaatgttgATTTCTAACAAAATGGATGAAAGCAGGAGCAGCAGTCTGTGTAGGCTGGATAAGAGAGTTAAAAGAAAGGGATGATGATAGAGCACCTCTGGAAAAGAGCagcagagagagaagaggacACAGCAGatgtgacagacagacaggcttGGGTTAAATCCAGATGTGATGACAGGTTCTCATTGGCTGTTAGGACACTGAGTCATGGCAGAGGCCCAGAGGTGAAAGGATGGTGTCATGGCGTTGCTACACTAGGCTGGACATGGTGATGCGGTTGGTATGGAGATGCTAGACAAGCGCCTGGTTACCATTCTCTAGGTTTTCGTTGCTTTCGTAGCAACCAGAGTCCCGTGGGGAGTCAGCCATGAGGACATGCCCCTCACAGAGGAGTTTCTCCTGAGAGCCAGAGAGGGCGCTGCGCTCCGGATCACTGCTACCtataacacacacagacacatacaaaGTTTGGAAATGCATACACTTTTGCATAGAAATTTGtaataaacaaatgaaaaagGTGGTCCTGATTCATCTGAATAACTGTCATTGCAAATGGAAGTTTCTTTTTCttcaagaaattaatactttcatTTAGAAAGGACACAATAAGGCAGACAGAactcattttttgcagtgagcgGCGCCTTTTTGAATAGATTTCTGTTGGCAGAGAGCATTATGTGCGCTGCTTATGTGTCTCACGTTTTAATTAACCGCATGCTGCGCCTTGTGttttttgaaggagcgctctgagtgcatgaagttgaaaaaaaatttttttacgtCATCACGTTGCTTTTTTTATTGTCCAATCAAATGATTGGAGAGTCGGGCCTTCCATTGTGGTGAGATTTGAGTGAAAGGGCAGCTGATTCAGggcagcattaaaaaaaacctgCAGCACACTGCTCTTTTCTAAATGAAAAAACATCAAACAAAAAAGGCAGTGCAGTGCGCCTTGCGTTTTCAAACCTGAAAAACACGTTCTGTCTGATCGGGGccttaattgatcaaaagtgacagtaaagacaattATAATGTTTCAAAAGTGTTCTATTATTTCTAATtaattctgttcttttgaatttgTATTCTTCAAATAATCTTGAAAGAAAGCATCACAGTTTCCAATAAAATATTCAGCAAAACTGGTTTCAACAtggataataagaaatgttttttgaactgcaaatcagcatattagaattatttctgaatATGATCGTaacacactgaagactggaatgatcacatgaataaattaaattttaaagcaTGTTAAAACAAGagaatagttattttaaattgtaataatatttcacaatattaccatTTTACAGTATTCTTGATAAAATAATGCAGCCTAATGAGCCTAACTGACCCTTaacattggtgtgtgtgtgtgtgtgtgtgtactcactGTCATAATCCTGCAGCAGCTCTACAGCAGTCATCAGTACAGCACGGTGTTGGGGGTCTTTGATGTTGAGCTCATCCAGATCTTCTTCCTCTAGTAATTTAAATGTGTCCAGGTCTTCATACCCATTAAATAGGAACGTTGGCATATGCTCCTAAAATACACATTCACACATTCACAGATGAAACACCCTGTAGAGCAGTAGCACTATGTAGGACCTTTACAGCTAAAAATACCCCACTCCACCCTAGTAGTTCAACTATGGTGGGATTTATGTGTGGGAATGTTTCCAGACTTCAAACTCTATATTGTGAAAGCCAACTATCATTACAGTCCATTAATACACTAAAAACAATGAGGCTTTAAATGTGTCCTGGTGTCTATTGTAGCTGTAAGTCTTGTAATGTGACATTATTTAAAGTTATAATGCAGGAGCTTGTGGGAGGTCTGAAGGGTGTGTATGTCTctatgtttaaatacattttttttttttaaatggcataGGGAAATAACCTCATCCCACATTCTCATAGTTAATGTGCTTTAACAAGAGCCGACCACCTTTTCATTTTCTCATCTCTCCCCACCCCACTCTTACATTTTGTCAGTATAGATTAAAGATGAGCAGCACACTCAGATTTATGTTAGATGATTATAGATATACCACTTGAAATTTAAAGTATGTACATAACTCAGTAAAAGTTGTTGTGTGTGGTCTTAGTCTCACCTTCAGGTTGATTCTCTCCAGGAGTTCCTCAACAGAGCTGGGTTTGGGCGGCCTGCCCTTCCTCCTCCTACGAACTGCTCGTTTGGGCTTCTCCTCTTCTTCAGCCAGCACATCCACATAGATGAACTTAAACGTGCCAACTTTGTTATTGAGCAGACCCATCCAGGTGCCCATGGGTGGCTTACTGATGATATCAATCACATCTCCTCTCTtaacagaaaaacaaataaattaaataaataaatacatatttattaaaaaacaattttccaaaaagaaataaaatgaaCCATGCTAGATACAGTCTGGTATCACCAGCATCTTCCTTCTCattgaattaaaataatttaaagtgcccctattacggattttttgaaaatgaccttTCCTGTagtgaatgaaaacatcctgcaaagttttaaatctgAAAGTGCACTGTATATACATTTCTCAACAAAAATCACCAGCAGCACTCAATAACATCACGTGCATTTTGTACTCAAATAGTACTTTATCCTAGTTTTAAACTGTGTCATTGTTGGTAGATACTCAAATTTGAGCTGTTTCTGCAATTCATACCAGGAAAAAGGTGCAAAAACTTTAAAGGGACTTTCACGGAAAACGGTTTGCGTTCGTAGGATATCATACATGATTTGCCCATATGATCTAAGATTACAATTCCTAGCAGTGACTTTTGGAGTCAGAAGAGAACATAAGTAAGGAGGCAATTTACGAAATATGGCCTTAAAAAGAAAAGTATACCAATGCTCCAGTCTGCGATTGTGCAAAGATGGCCAAACAACACTCTCATACAAGCTACAGTGTGGAAATTAGAATCAGTTAGAATCAAATCTCAGTGCTGCATGATATACTGAATCTAACATTTTCAAAGAAGATTGATTTGCATGCATTTATTAAGTATAACCATAATCCAGCATTGTCAAAAATGTTGTTTGTATTAGTGTTTTTCTTGTACTAAAAGAGAAGCAGCCTTTGTTTCTATAGTAgaaccctaactttactctaatttttttttgttaaacacTATGCTGTTTGAAACAAATATTCTTCTAAAAGAAAACCAAGTTATTTACTCGTTCAATTACTTTCTCATCTAGTGTAACAATTTGACAAGCATCTTCTATTTTCCTTGATTTATAAAAGCACATCCTTTTAGTTTTATCGGCATTTAATACAAGTTGCAATTTATTAAGATTCTTCTGAATAATTTTCTGTGTGTTCAGTACCTTGAGCTTGAGTGAGTCTGTATCATATGGACTCGGTGTGAAGTCTGTGTGAACTCTTGCTCTGCCGCAGAATGGGCCTCTGTACGGAGGCTCTTCATCATCGCCATCCTCACtcctcacactctctctgttgCTGGCTGATGAGTCTGTGGTGCTCACAGTCTGTCCACCTGTGAGGGGACCAATGCAATCATTAGTCAAACCACCCAGCAAAACGTCTGCATGATACGAGGCATCATTCATGTCCATAGCACAAATATAATTTGCGATGAAACAGAAGTAGACAGATCTTTTCTTCCATGTTGTAACACATTGGAGTGAAATGTATTATCGAAAAAGGGGGAACAAATAGGCAGGGACTTAGTTCTATCCATCGGTTGGTGATTAGGAAGAGGCAGATCAAAATGCAGTCTGCGCCTGCAATTGATTGTAAGAAAGGTGTTTTATGTGGACTAAACAATTGAAGAAATCTGCCACAATTCAGCAGAGAGAAGTTTTCACCAGAAGATCGAGTTGacaatttgattaaaaattacGAGGCCAAAttacaataaaacaattaaGCTCAAAttaactatgaaaaaaagtgatGCTTGCCTTAgcaaagaacacacacacacacacacacacacacacacttactcatgGAGCTCTGTCCACTGAGGGAGCTGCGGAGACTCTCAACAGACCCTCCTGCCTTGAGTTTGGGCTTTTCTAGAGAGTCTGTGTCTGGCTGGGGAGACTGAGGACAACTAGGCGTCCCATCTGGACTGGACTATACAAAGAACAAACACGAAAAAATTAAAGCGTAtcattatttataaaaacaaatcaaGAAAGATAGAGATGATGTACATACTACATTCTGCACTGCTGTAAGATCATTCTTTAGTGTAACAGTAATTCCACTACGTTACCACTAGGTGGGACTACAACATAATATTTGATTACAGGGCACAGGCTATTAACAACAAATGTGCTGTGTTGGCAAATGACATTCTCTTTGCATAGTTGAGCTCAACAATGACTAATACCCACCCAGAGATCTACATttaaggggtgatgaattgaggaatcaactttcccttgagctttctATATTTAAAAGgacatggtaatataagaatatcctctaagtttcagagctgaaaacttccttgttagtcaaagacaaatgactcaccctaatgtttatagacaccaggctcagcaaactatcttgtgcttcattcttacgtcatagcactACAAAACACACCTCACAGAACATCTAATCCAGGAGCCCCACCCACCAACTCATGGAGGTGAGctagccaacaacaataaacatgccgaggaagatggcaagatattgcactattcctggttgtggaagaacacagttgctgcctaagcttccttcagatcctaatattaggaatgagtggttgaattttatttttaataaagttcaagctcatgtggggaagacatgttcacttaatttcactgcggaatcgtttgtaaacaaatctctggttgatgctggatttggatccgacacgAATGATACTTATgcgagtaaaacgtgtttttatatttaatagtattgcattgttataaaTCGTTATGCTTATGTGTACATGTCAAAcagaaacatacctttagcacgctggactttaaagggttagttcacccaaaaatgaaattgatgtcatttatgactcaccctaatgtcgttccacaccgtTAGACCTCCTTCggttcactgattcataaccgtttgaatctttatttgaggtttgaacacaaacgcggaagagaatacaatgctgaataaagtcatagtttttgatatttttggaccaaaatgttttttcgatgcgtcaagagattctaattaactaactgatgtcacaaatggactactttgatgatgtttttattccctttctggacatggacagtatagtgtgcatacacttggatacgctctcggactaaataataaatatcttaaactgtgttctgaagatgaatggaggtcttacgggtgtggcacgacattggggtgagtcattaatgacatcagtttcatttatgggtcaactaaccctttaacacataTGGGCTAgtgctcgcaaagcccggctggccgatgaatctcataatattccgtTCTTGATCTGTGTCGTTGTCTCCCTCGAGTctcgacttgacatttgaagggcggtGCGCGTGCATGTTTGTGTCTTTTCAAGCTTATATTGACCTATtgtgcgggctatgtgtaatataaaaataatagtccaatcaatcgcgggtggatgacaaataaatcattgtttgataaagacgtttatgagccctgtgatcaagaaaatcattccggttgccgcttcttCCTCAATCTCTCCACTCCCCGATGTGTACTGacagcttaagctcattaaatatgcaaatcttatccaatcctagccgtgggcgtttacttccaagtctccagtgcggcacgcccatcaaaactcagcgttcaggagagagcctcaaaaccagtgtagaaaatagcctattacttattaattatgatgtttttgaatgtaaaaaccacacaaacatcattagttgaaaattaaaaagccagatcatgacacctttaaacatGCTAAAAGAGATATAAGATCTGGTAATCTTAATTCATTGACAGTCCCTTGCTCAAGGCTAAAATGCAGAGGAGATAGAGACTTTTTTTTGGTAGGGCCTAGATTATGGAATGGCCTACTAGTCCAACTTAGAGTAGCTCCCTCTTTCTCGGTTTTAAAACTTCTTAAAACTCATGTTTTCTTTAGCTTTTAACATATGTTAATTATTACTCTCTGCTGTTTTATACTGTCATATTTGTACGTACAGTTTCTTATGTACACTTTGGTCCGTCTTGTGACggttttaaatgtgctttaaaaataaataaaccgtAACTAAACTAAAACGCTTTGCCTAATGATAACTAAAACCTTGTGAGCTGCCTACAGAGACAGCATGTGAATACAGGCAGTGAGTGTATATTCAACACTGTTAGGGTGTATTCAATCGGATGAGCTTGTATTAGACTCCAGGCTACATAAAGTGATGTTTGACCCTAATTTGAGACGCTGAAAGTGGGACACACATGTGCTTCTTTCCCCTTGAGTAAAGGCAGGGTCTCACCTCTGAACAAGCCTGATCTATAGCACATAACTCAACACGGTCAAAGCAAGCTTGCAAGAATCTGTGTGTGTACCTGTTCAGATAGAGACCCAGCATATTTCTTGGACATGCGTTTCCTCATGGTTTCTTTGACAGACTTGACTTTCTTCCCTAGAGAGATACGAGATGTGGTGGGAGATTTCACAGCATCCCTATACAAAGCCTCCTGCTCCTTATgccagagagaaagagacagaaagagagcaATTAAGCACACTGAAAGCCAGCCGATCAACACAACTGGATTACAAACACTGCAGCTGCATATGAGAGCTGAGACCAAGAAGAAGCGACAGACGCGTGTACTCACGCTAGGCTCGGCTGCGTTGACCACATGGAGGGAACGATTAGACAGGTCAAATCCTCCAAAGCTACATGTTCTCtgcagaaaaaaatacataattactGTGAATACACAATCAAATGAATATATTTAGAGAGGGTCATTTAAAACGATTCACAAAATCTCAATGATTCATGCTGCTCTTTACAACAGAAaccacacattttaaaatgaactgcCAAAAGAAATAGTTCACAGTATGACCCGATTTCCTATTCAACTCCAAATAAAATCATTCAGAAGCTGTTTAACATTATGTAAATAAAACAGCGCTTTCTTGTAAATCCTTGAATGAACTGAAAGAATTATGAGAAATAAAGCAGAAATGTGAACTGACTTTACAGCAACATCTTACATTGCTCATTCAACTGGCTTTTTCATTTCATAAAATTTTGTTGAAATGTTCTACAAAAGAGGCAGAATCTgaaattttcattaaaaaataaacagatcAAGATCTAAATGTATAGTATGAGAAGCGGTTTCATGTTCCATGGAATAAGATCATGCactttaaagaaaaagaaatagaATAGCACAT harbors:
- the sash1a gene encoding SAM and SH3 domain-containing protein 1a isoform X9, which translates into the protein MEEDQVSSVEEPQAVSAASSDSFSRLWTDVMGMLDGSLGNIDDLAQEYSEYYNTYFSDVGDRMEELRKRQVTQELDMEKADTSFNSSEICSDIQDSFGFSSEVSTPEAERKIPLHKSSSEDGSGKWDNKKKNKSFWQNFRKSQKGVTRQTSKGEDIGYVASEITMSDEERIQLMMMVKEKMITVEEALARLKEYERNRQLSSSTDTADWTDGSSPTVNFSSACNSVEQSDDEQEDSVKFKRLHKLVNSTRRVRKKLIKVDDGKRHGSEDSLSLDAAPLCDDINALYAEIHKKPAQCTDSSLSSLAQEQLSLDGDTDSLATSPSTSSLDAWKPAHKLVKTPGAHPHGLIRPPRKSSAGSGLGVVGGSGSSFSELEGDDNAKVSRSSTDGEMRKALSSLSHGRTCSFGGFDLSNRSLHVVNAAEPSEQEALYRDAVKSPTTSRISLGKKVKSVKETMRKRMSKKYAGSLSEQSSPDGTPSCPQSPQPDTDSLEKPKLKAGGSVESLRSSLSGQSSMSGQTVSTTDSSASNRESVRSEDGDDEEPPYRGPFCGRARVHTDFTPSPYDTDSLKLKRGDVIDIISKPPMGTWMGLLNNKVGTFKFIYVDVLAEEEEKPKRAVRRRRKGRPPKPSSVEELLERINLKEHMPTFLFNGYEDLDTFKLLEEEDLDELNIKDPQHRAVLMTAVELLQDYDSSSDPERSALSGSQEKLLCEGHVLMADSPRDSGCYESNENLENGKSRKALRHSCGSSGFDCGGVKSTDYPTLPMTHSTEALQQQAKKERRFPKTFLPRPIKSFNLRSLCLKKGSKAGQTSRILVSRSCEELDGPQETPESWKRSHSLGDIHWEQAFDQRKDQCGSEDKGRPESKKKEAKIDPVESKQDQSCVGRETGSLQRPMVPTQLPLSLVSQLPAAQISNHQPVSAPTSPAPRTHPKKPPVPPPVPAKKSKERLPNGLRHPPLVLSGSVPNTPTLPPKPIYTPTTLSECSPSTPVSPGESPTALSPPWLSDLPESARPQIHGAKVALSRKVSHAKMVDLETLLEDRMRLEGIDLTEEPYSDKHGRCGIPQLLVQRYSEDIQQPVKDVASSLDQIRVKQLRKEHRMAIPSGGLTDMCRKPASPVHVSSVSDWLVSIGMPMYSAALLAAGFDTLGRVSSLNEERAREAGLKEDHHIRILLSEARLVTASSSAQS